In Geobacillus kaustophilus, a genomic segment contains:
- a CDS encoding diacylglycerol kinase: MKRARIIYNPTSGRELFKRHLPDVLVWLEKAGYETSCHATEGPGDATNAARRAAERGFDLVVAAGGDGTINEVVNGIADQPHRPKLGVIPVGTTNDFARAIGVPRSIEGACEVIATGEPVPIDIGSVTNEDKTRYFINIAGGGRLTELTYEVPSKLKTMLGQLAYYLKGIEMLPSIKATEAQIEYDGKIFEGEIMMFLVSLTNSVGGFEKLAPDSSLNDGLFDFIIVKKTNLAEFIRLVTLAARGEHINDPHIIYTKANRVKVRSPMQLNLDGEFGGMLPGEFVNLYRHLEVIMPKDKAEQVRTGK, translated from the coding sequence ATGAAACGAGCTCGAATCATTTATAATCCGACATCGGGGCGCGAGCTGTTTAAGCGCCATTTGCCCGATGTGCTCGTCTGGTTGGAAAAAGCGGGCTATGAAACGTCATGCCATGCGACTGAAGGGCCAGGGGATGCGACCAATGCAGCTCGGCGGGCGGCGGAGCGGGGGTTTGACCTTGTCGTTGCCGCGGGCGGCGACGGAACGATCAACGAAGTCGTCAACGGCATTGCCGATCAGCCGCATCGGCCGAAATTAGGCGTGATCCCCGTCGGGACGACGAACGATTTCGCCCGCGCGATCGGCGTGCCGCGCTCGATCGAAGGGGCGTGCGAGGTGATTGCCACGGGCGAGCCCGTCCCGATTGACATCGGCTCTGTGACGAACGAAGACAAAACGCGCTATTTCATCAACATCGCCGGCGGCGGCCGCCTGACGGAGCTCACCTACGAAGTGCCGAGCAAGCTGAAAACGATGCTTGGCCAGCTCGCCTATTACTTAAAAGGAATCGAAATGCTTCCGTCCATTAAGGCGACCGAAGCGCAAATCGAGTACGATGGCAAAATCTTCGAAGGCGAAATCATGATGTTTTTGGTCTCCCTCACGAACTCAGTCGGCGGCTTTGAAAAACTGGCGCCTGACTCATCATTGAATGACGGCCTGTTTGATTTTATCATTGTCAAGAAAACGAACTTGGCCGAGTTTATCCGTCTGGTCACGCTGGCTGCGCGCGGCGAGCATATCAACGATCCGCACATTATTTATACGAAAGCGAACCGGGTGAAAGTGCGCTCGCCGATGCAGCTGAACTTAGACGGCGAATTTGGCGGCATGCTTCCAGGGGAATTTGTCAATTTGTACCGCCATCTGGAAGTCATCATGCCGAAAGACAAGGCGGAACAAGTGAGAACAGGGAAATGA
- a CDS encoding flotillin family protein has translation MAIAPWLVVIGVVVLLLVGLIAIFIARYRTVGPDEALIVTGSYLGSKNVHVDESGNKIKIVRGGGTFVVPIFQQAEPLSLLSIKLDVQTPEVYTEQGVPVMADGVAIIKVGSSIGEIATAAEQFLGKTRQDMENEAREVLEGHLRSILGSMTVEEIYKNRDKFSQEVQRVASQDLAKMGLVIVSFTIKDVRDKNGYLDALGKPRIAQVKRDADIATAEAEKETRIKRAEADKEARKAELERLTEIAEAEKINQLKLAEFRREQDIAKARADQAYHLEEAKAKQEVMAQQMQIKIIERQKQIELEEKEILRRERQYDSEVKKKADAERYAIEQKAAAEKAKQIAEADAQKYRVETLAKAEAERIRLDGLAKAEAEKAKGEAEAEIIRLKGLAEAEAKQKIAEAFERYGQAAVLDMIIKMLPEYAKQVASPLANIEKLTIVDTGSGAGGGANRVTGYATNLMASLQETLKASTGIDVKQLLENLTASSASSAVTTKPAVSENENASQS, from the coding sequence ATGGCTATTGCGCCATGGCTTGTGGTGATCGGCGTCGTCGTCTTGCTTCTTGTCGGACTCATCGCTATTTTTATCGCCCGCTACCGCACCGTCGGGCCGGACGAGGCGCTCATTGTCACCGGGAGCTACTTAGGAAGCAAAAACGTTCATGTCGATGAATCTGGAAACAAAATCAAAATCGTCCGCGGCGGCGGGACGTTTGTCGTGCCGATTTTCCAACAGGCCGAGCCGCTTAGTTTATTGTCGATCAAGCTCGATGTGCAAACGCCGGAAGTGTATACGGAACAAGGGGTTCCTGTCATGGCCGACGGGGTGGCGATCATTAAAGTCGGCAGCTCGATCGGCGAAATCGCGACTGCGGCCGAGCAGTTTTTAGGCAAAACGCGTCAGGATATGGAAAACGAAGCGCGGGAAGTGCTTGAAGGCCATCTCCGCTCCATTCTCGGGTCGATGACGGTTGAAGAAATTTACAAAAACCGCGATAAATTCTCCCAGGAAGTGCAGCGCGTCGCTTCGCAAGACTTGGCGAAAATGGGGTTGGTCATCGTCTCATTCACGATCAAAGACGTGCGCGACAAAAACGGCTACCTCGATGCGCTCGGGAAGCCTCGCATCGCCCAAGTGAAGCGCGACGCCGATATCGCAACCGCCGAGGCGGAAAAAGAGACGCGCATTAAGCGCGCCGAAGCGGATAAAGAAGCGCGCAAAGCGGAACTGGAGCGGCTGACGGAAATCGCGGAGGCGGAGAAAATCAACCAACTGAAGCTCGCTGAGTTCCGCCGTGAACAAGATATCGCCAAAGCGCGCGCCGATCAGGCGTACCATCTGGAAGAAGCGAAGGCGAAGCAGGAAGTCATGGCCCAGCAAATGCAAATTAAAATTATCGAGCGGCAAAAACAAATCGAGCTTGAAGAAAAAGAAATTTTGCGCCGCGAGCGGCAATACGACTCCGAGGTGAAGAAAAAAGCCGACGCCGAACGCTATGCGATCGAACAAAAAGCGGCGGCGGAAAAGGCGAAGCAAATTGCCGAAGCCGATGCGCAAAAATACCGCGTCGAAACGCTGGCGAAAGCGGAAGCGGAGCGCATCCGCCTCGATGGGTTGGCGAAAGCCGAAGCAGAGAAAGCCAAAGGGGAAGCGGAAGCGGAAATCATCCGCCTGAAAGGTCTCGCCGAAGCGGAAGCGAAACAAAAGATCGCCGAAGCGTTCGAGCGCTACGGCCAAGCAGCTGTGCTCGACATGATCATCAAGATGCTTCCAGAATACGCGAAGCAGGTGGCGAGCCCGCTGGCGAACATCGAGAAGCTGACGATCGTCGACACCGGCTCAGGAGCGGGGGGCGGCGCCAACCGCGTCACGGGCTATGCGACGAACTTAATGGCGAGCTTGCAGGAGACGTTAAAAGCATCGACGGGCATCGATGTGAAGCAGCTGCTTGAGAATCTCACGGCAAGCAGCGCATCATCGGCCGTCACGACCAAGCCAGCCGTTTCCGAGAACGAGAATGCGAGCCAGTCATGA
- a CDS encoding Rpn family recombination-promoting nuclease/putative transposase, producing the protein MSETRIDHDRLFKELLSTFFEEFVLLFFPRVYEHVDFHHLSFLSEEVLTDVTAGEKHRVDLLVETKLKGEDGLIIVHIEHQSYIQPTFSERMFIYFSRLFQKHRRRILPIAIFSYDATRGEPSSFTVEFPFLTVLDFRFLTIELRKLPWREYIRQDNPVAAALLSKMGYNEDERIEVKKEFLRMLIRLELDEAKQRLLFGFFETYLRLSEEEEIRLRNEVNTMEEKEAAKVMELIVSYEQRGMVKGMEKGMEKAKMDVAKRMLAKGYDADTIHELTGLPLEKIEQMKK; encoded by the coding sequence ATGTCAGAAACGCGCATTGACCATGATCGCCTGTTTAAAGAGTTGTTAAGTACATTTTTTGAAGAATTCGTTCTCCTCTTCTTTCCGCGTGTATACGAGCATGTTGACTTTCACCATCTTTCCTTTTTATCAGAAGAAGTGTTGACCGATGTTACTGCAGGGGAAAAACATCGAGTCGATCTATTGGTCGAGACAAAGCTAAAAGGGGAAGATGGGCTGATCATTGTCCACATCGAACACCAAAGTTACATCCAACCCACTTTTTCAGAGCGAATGTTCATTTATTTCAGCCGCTTATTTCAAAAACACCGCCGCCGTATTCTCCCGATCGCCATCTTCAGCTATGACGCCACTCGCGGTGAACCTTCCTCTTTCACTGTGGAGTTTCCGTTTTTGACCGTTCTCGATTTCCGTTTTTTGACCATAGAATTGCGCAAACTCCCGTGGCGCGAGTACATCCGTCAGGACAACCCGGTCGCCGCCGCTTTGTTAAGCAAAATGGGGTATAATGAAGACGAAAGGATCGAAGTGAAAAAAGAGTTTTTGCGCATGCTCATTCGTCTCGAGCTGGATGAGGCGAAACAGCGGCTGTTGTTCGGCTTTTTCGAAACGTATTTGCGGTTATCGGAGGAAGAAGAAATCCGATTGCGAAATGAGGTGAATACAATGGAGGAGAAGGAGGCCGCCAAAGTCATGGAACTCATCGTTTCATACGAACAAAGAGGCATGGTGAAAGGAATGGAGAAAGGAATGGAAAAAGCAAAGATGGATGTTGCAAAACGAATGTTGGCAAAAGGATATGATGCCGACACGATTCATGAACTGACCGGACTACCGCTTGAAAAGATTGAACAAATGAAGAAGTAA
- a CDS encoding DUF962 domain-containing protein, with translation MEFRDYEEFWPFYLTQHRKRATRRWHFVGTSFVFLFVIIAIVTRNAWWLLGAPVAAYALAWFSHFFIEGNKPATFGHPLWSLRADFRMYGLMLTGRLGRELERVGLSEDRDVSQNG, from the coding sequence ATGGAGTTCCGCGATTATGAAGAATTTTGGCCGTTTTACTTGACGCAACACCGCAAACGGGCGACGCGGAGATGGCATTTTGTCGGAACGAGCTTCGTGTTTTTGTTTGTCATCATCGCGATCGTGACGAGGAACGCATGGTGGCTGCTCGGCGCACCAGTGGCCGCCTATGCGCTCGCGTGGTTCAGCCATTTTTTCATCGAAGGAAACAAACCCGCCACCTTCGGCCATCCGCTTTGGTCGCTTCGGGCCGATTTCCGCATGTACGGGCTCATGCTTACGGGCCGGCTTGGGCGGGAGCTTGAACGGGTGGGGCTTTCCGAGGATCGGGATGTCAGTCAAAATGGATGA
- a CDS encoding hydrolase, giving the protein MLKKAKFLSLGFLLAITTSAYASSDSISGTLPDETNNKAAVEKEMSINKEQLKRQAEKQLKSEELKISNRIKLHSTEEMNAERLKKEGKVLYPPSEMTSIQASVATASYNHNINWDVWGDGDIILGNGPSSGSSSSVPYGYYRHGATYDDYYGNFISAMPNKGVYRESKRFWETNYKEVVGYWVPAASSDQREKVISYLRQQMGEAYDWSSSKTNYDEWYCTKLPYVGYKIKASIDIDSNGGYWVTPDNIADDEQAHLFMRSEGENKGK; this is encoded by the coding sequence ATGTTAAAAAAAGCAAAATTCTTATCATTGGGGTTTTTACTGGCTATTACAACAAGTGCTTACGCTTCTTCAGACTCAATTTCAGGGACTTTACCAGATGAAACGAATAACAAGGCTGCTGTTGAAAAAGAAATGTCTATTAATAAGGAGCAGCTAAAAAGGCAAGCCGAAAAGCAACTTAAAAGCGAAGAATTGAAAATTTCGAATAGAATCAAATTACATTCCACAGAAGAAATGAATGCTGAAAGGCTAAAGAAAGAAGGAAAGGTTCTCTATCCCCCAAGTGAAATGACATCAATACAAGCTAGTGTTGCAACAGCATCTTATAACCATAATATTAATTGGGATGTTTGGGGAGATGGAGACATTATCTTAGGTAATGGTCCGAGTTCTGGATCTTCCTCGAGCGTCCCATATGGCTATTACCGACATGGCGCTACTTATGATGATTATTATGGGAATTTCATAAGTGCGATGCCAAATAAAGGTGTATATAGAGAATCTAAACGTTTTTGGGAAACAAATTATAAAGAAGTGGTGGGTTATTGGGTTCCTGCTGCATCTTCAGACCAAAGAGAGAAGGTCATATCTTATTTACGTCAACAGATGGGTGAAGCATATGACTGGAGCAGTTCTAAAACAAATTATGATGAATGGTATTGTACGAAACTTCCTTATGTTGGTTATAAAATAAAGGCGAGTATTGATATTGATAGTAATGGTGGCTACTGGGTAACGCCGGATAATATAGCCGACGATGAACAGGCGCATTTATTTATGAGGAGCGAAGGGGAAAATAAAGGCAAATAG